The following coding sequences are from one Oncorhynchus clarkii lewisi isolate Uvic-CL-2024 chromosome 20, UVic_Ocla_1.0, whole genome shotgun sequence window:
- the LOC139375870 gene encoding alpha-2-HS-glycoprotein 2, producing MMSRLGIALVLGLLTGARAQLLLHNVTRPPCDSPDVKAAALVAQDYLNGQHTHGYKYALNQIDNIKIQTKPDGSEIYLMEVDLLETTCHVLDPTPVANCTVRPKVVTAVEGDCDVVLRKVGGVMSVTAFKCKTEESTEDLCVGCASLLPLNDTAGLAMVSASLVTFNNRTGKESLFAIMEVGRMSTQVVSGGARYLAEYVIVETNCTADDSDDNCVPLTNAMAQRGFCQVAGVSSLHSIQCNIFAASSMMPIVDTNGTVPVPAPVVHVHAGNLPKVHGLRHHKLTALHDPDLSGLLSAESGESGESEESIVPVVPVVVVPVGTEAAPVFVVDPVVGTDAPVVFGVVKREAPDSPAIVSAPLVPVPVCPGKKIFF from the exons ATGATGAGTCGCCTGGGTATAGCCTTGGTTTTGGGGCTGCTGACGGGGGCACGGGCCCAGTTGTTGCTGCATAATGTGACCCGTCCGCCCTGCGACTCGCCCGACGTGAAAGCTGCAGCCCTGGTGGCCCAGGATTACCTCAACGGCCAGCACACGCACGGCTACAAGTACGCCCTGAACCAGATCGATAACATCAAGATCCAAACCAAG CCTGATGGATCAGAGATCTATCTGATGGAAGTGGACCTGCTGGAGACCACATGTCACGTTCTGGACCCTACACCTGTCGCCAACTGCACCGTCAGGCCGAAAGTAGTCACA gCAGTGGAGGGAGATTGTGATGTGGTACTGAGAAAGGTTGGAGGAGTTATGTCTGTCACAGCTTTCAAGTGTAAAACTGAAG AATCAACGGAGGACCTCTGTGTGGGCTGTGCCTCACTCCTTCCCCTTAACGACACTGCAGGCCTGGCCATGGTCTCTGCTTCGCTGGTCACCTTCAACAACAGGACAGGCAAAGAGTCATTGTTTGCAATCATGGAAGTCGGACGCATGTCAACTCAG GTTGTGTCTGGTGGTGCTAGATACTTGGCAGAATACGTCATAGTAGAAACTAACTGCACTGCTGATGACAGTGATGACAACTGTGTGCCGCTGACCAATGCTATGGCA CAACGTGGCTTTTGCCAAGTGGCTGGTGTGAGTTCTTTACACTCAATCCAGTGCAATATATTTGCTGCATCTTCAATG ATGCCTATCGTGGACACCAATGGCACAGTCCCGGTGCCTGCGCCAGTGGTCCACGTCCACGCTGGTAACCTCCCCAAGGTCCACGGCCTGAGGCACCACAAACTCACCGCCCTCCACGACCCCGACCTCAGCGGCCTTTTGTCTGCCGAGTCTGGCGAGTCTGGCGAGTCCGAGGAGTCCATAGTGCCTGTGGTCCCCGTGGTGGTGGTCCCTGTGGGTACCGAAGCGGCCCCTGTGTTCGTAGTCGATCCAGTTGTAGGCACGGACgcacctgttgtatttggggTGGTGAAGAGGGAAGCCCCAGACAGCCCAGCTATTGTGTCTGCACCTCTTGTCCCTGTGCCAGTGTGTCCAGGGAAGAAGATTTTTTTCTGA
- the LOC139377252 gene encoding adhesive plaque matrix protein-like: MRPYFEAPASDSNKPMAQQQPIQPYLPHNPQRLMHAYPLPYNPQGPVQPHGQAPVYSNKPLELERPASDPSKPSEPQSLSSDLNKPLKPQPSKWPHYPFRPPMWYDPDMFYASKPLLQPHHQTQLSESAMQMHSTLEQLSPPKHPLQPPRPVKELGGSLPINSKGISSLQQRNPSGHQMPTHYGSLPIYYAGAKPSYPQKSAAKPSGKPSRPEFPESFEHYWKPIVPLGPNEGFHVSYPAQSAGGSYPAQSAGGSYPAQSAGGSYPAQSAGGSYPAQSAGGSYPAQSAGGSYPAQSAGGSYPAQSAGGSYPAQSAGGSYPAQSAGGSYPAQSAGGSYPAQSAGGSYPAQSAGGSYPAQSAGGSYPAQSAGGSYPAQSAGGSYPAQSAGGSYPAQSAGGSYHLVSGRDARPFSSFS; the protein is encoded by the exons ATGCGCCCATATTTTGAAGCACCTGCCAGTGACTCCAACAAACCTATGGCACAGCAACAACCAATTCAGCCATATCTGCCCCATAACCCACAGCGGCTTATGCATGCATATCCTCTGCCATACAACCCACAAGGTCCAGTACAGCCACATGGCCAAGCACCTGTTTATTCTAACAAGCCCTTGGAACTTGAGCGACCTGCCAGTGATCCAAGTAAACCATCTGAACCTCAATCGCTGTCTAGTGACCTCAACAAGCCCTTAAAACCCCAACCTTCAAAGTGGCCACATTATCCTTTCAGACCTCCAATGTGGTATGACCCTGACATGTTCTACGCATCCAAGCCTCTGCTGCAACCACACCACCAAACCCAACTGTCTGAATCTGCAATGCAGATGCATAGCACACTTGAACAACTGAGTCCTCCAAAACATCCGCTTCAGCCTCCAAGACCAGTCAAGGAACTGGGTGGCTCCCTTCCCATTAATTCAAAGGGTATCTCTAGCCTTCAGCAACGAAACCCCTCAGGCCATCAAATGCCTACCCATTACGGCTCATTGCCAATATATTATGCTGGTGCCAAACCATCCTACCCCCAGAAATCTGCAGCCAAGCCTTCTGGTAAACCCTCCAGACCTGAATTTCCAGAGTCATTTGAACACTATTGGAAGCCCATTGTGCCACTAGGGCCTAACGAAGGGTTCCATGTCTCTTACCCGGCCCAGTCCGCAGGAGGTTCTTACCCGGCCCAGTCCGCAGGAGGTTCTTACCCGGCCCAGTCCGCAGGAGGTTCTTACCCGGCCCAGTCCGCAGGAGGTTCTTACCCGGCCCAGTCCGCAGGAGGTTCTTACCCGGCCCAGTCCGCAGGAGGTTCTTACCCGGCCCAGTCCGCAGGAGGTTCTTACCCGGCCCAGTCCGCAGGAGGTTCTTACCCGGCCCAGTCCGCAGGAGGTTCTTACCCGGCCCAGTCCGCAGGAGGTTCTTACCCGGCCCAGTCCGCAGGAGGTTCTTACCCGGCCCAGTCCGCAGGAGGTTCTTACCCGGCCCAGTCCGCAGGAGGTTCTTACCCGGCCCAGTCCGCAGGAGGTTCTTACCCGGCCCAGTCCGCAGGAGGTTCTTACCCGGCCCAGTCCGCAGGAGGTTCTTACCCGGCCCAGTCCGCAGGAGGTTCTTACCCGGCCCAGTCCGCAGGAGGTTCTTACCATTTAGTTAGCGGCCGG GATGCTCGACCCTTCTCATCCTTCAGTTAA